One genomic window of Sulfurovum lithotrophicum includes the following:
- the cas9 gene encoding type II CRISPR RNA-guided endonuclease Cas9 (Cas9, originally named Csn1, is the large, multifunctional signature protein of type II CRISPR/Cas systems. It is well known even to general audiences because its RNA-guided endonuclease activity has made it a popular tool for custom editing of eukaryotic genomes.): MSKKILAVDLGITSFGFSVLKEVEENSYINIDNSVIMRDAPYDKDGKSKQTSRREQASQRSLGEKRRQRIKEVAKTFNSFGVLSYDECMQVQKNNTITDKWKLRAEDALYRILSPQELFAIMAHMAKHRGYKSIATEDLLYELELELGLVEEQTEEEDSKTDEKRQVYAALGRLKRLKETYKVDTIAQVIHKAIQEGKFRSYRNHDDYEKMVRREDIEYEIETIIKKQCELGAFAFDGERCLQFIEVLHEAITDQIMPENDESLFGQCSYYANEKAAPRYSYLYDIYRLYKTLADLKIDYYDLTQEDRDKIVDFVIQKIAKGKNLKQVYYKDIRKILGLSNEQKLYGKDDQVVIKGKSSQRTLIKFFFLNEIGKFPTLMQKILSHTEALNIFAQLAEVVRFHKTPKLALAALHELLEPYGIEVEATELLALIKSKSAGTLSISHRFILDALPYFNEGKDESFVKEILGISPSEDYNTYPKSLKYLHLGKDNLFEKTQNAINNHAVKSLASWALQNIADLSWRYGSFDEIIIESARDVLPQVIKDAIEKSMKERGKEIDKIIESYKKEFPSMDRKMARKIKLLESQKFIDIYSGEVINISDLFNGRADIEHVVPRSLGGLSTDYNLIIANSDTNMQKSNRLPMDWLSGDIEYVKRVEMLFNGHKINWKKRKNLLATSLDEIYVEVQDTKALRATSYLESLVSEVLKMYYPFPNKEHRKNGVAVRNVPGKTTSKTRSWLGIKSKSRDTNFHHAEDALILATLNRGWQNRLHRMLKENYGKSEEELQLLWQKYTPHIEGVAIAGYIKEAYERFMSKGEESLWYRDMFGSIRSVSYWVSKKPLSASSHKDTVYSSRHRNPNNPDKVVPTVRKSILGAFNGLDILKNRHKWNKEEFLKVYDKEIRQKLWLYRLDNTNDPVYRAIEERANTIGNLIEIYIYKDPQHDKAVDEVYQEVIRSLLQKPITAAGKPVYKTVFVDDTFLPIEIERGESNKVLVRTDDNFLAVMFEKGEKEKLNISKVDVNSLHRLKKENAMIVYLNEVIYLFNKKKIIHYGALRSFKILSSGARYISLFNPRFPANPSSQPKKFTDGKSIKSISIGSTTGVIKVHLDLNGKMKSYQKFGFIPKELEAQFLKESGYGIVEDDTNH; this comes from the coding sequence ATGAGTAAAAAAATATTAGCAGTTGATTTGGGAATCACTTCTTTTGGTTTCAGTGTACTTAAAGAAGTAGAGGAAAATAGTTACATAAACATAGACAATAGTGTCATTATGAGAGATGCACCCTATGATAAAGATGGTAAATCAAAACAGACATCACGCAGGGAACAGGCCAGCCAAAGATCATTGGGTGAAAAGAGAAGACAGCGAATTAAAGAGGTTGCAAAAACTTTTAACTCCTTTGGGGTATTGTCTTATGATGAATGTATGCAAGTACAGAAGAATAATACTATTACAGATAAGTGGAAACTAAGAGCTGAAGATGCTCTTTATAGAATCTTGAGTCCTCAAGAGCTGTTTGCTATCATGGCACATATGGCCAAACACAGGGGATATAAATCGATTGCTACCGAAGATCTGCTTTATGAGTTAGAGTTGGAACTTGGACTTGTTGAAGAGCAAACAGAAGAGGAAGATAGTAAAACAGATGAAAAACGACAGGTTTATGCAGCGCTCGGAAGACTCAAGCGTCTAAAGGAGACCTATAAAGTCGATACGATCGCACAGGTGATACACAAAGCGATACAAGAAGGTAAATTTCGTTCTTATCGTAACCATGATGATTATGAAAAGATGGTTAGACGTGAAGATATAGAGTATGAGATTGAAACAATTATTAAGAAACAATGTGAATTGGGAGCATTTGCATTTGACGGTGAAAGATGTTTACAGTTTATTGAAGTACTGCATGAAGCGATCACAGATCAAATTATGCCTGAGAATGATGAGTCTCTTTTTGGTCAGTGTAGTTACTACGCAAATGAAAAAGCAGCACCTCGGTATAGCTATCTATATGATATATACAGGCTTTATAAAACTTTAGCTGACCTGAAAATAGATTATTATGATTTAACACAGGAAGATAGAGATAAAATTGTTGATTTTGTTATACAGAAAATTGCAAAAGGAAAAAATCTTAAACAGGTTTATTACAAAGATATCAGAAAGATACTCGGGTTGTCCAATGAACAGAAACTCTATGGCAAAGATGATCAGGTTGTTATTAAAGGAAAATCTTCTCAAAGAACCCTGATCAAATTTTTCTTTTTGAATGAGATAGGCAAATTTCCAACATTGATGCAAAAGATACTTTCTCATACAGAGGCATTGAATATATTTGCACAATTAGCTGAAGTTGTACGTTTCCATAAAACACCTAAACTAGCATTAGCAGCACTGCATGAATTGTTGGAACCTTATGGTATTGAAGTAGAGGCTACAGAACTTTTGGCTCTTATCAAAAGTAAGAGTGCCGGAACACTCTCTATCTCTCATCGATTTATTTTGGATGCTTTGCCATACTTTAATGAAGGAAAAGATGAGAGTTTTGTTAAAGAAATACTCGGTATCAGTCCTTCCGAGGATTATAATACTTATCCGAAATCGCTTAAATATTTACATCTTGGAAAAGACAATCTTTTTGAGAAAACACAAAATGCCATCAATAATCATGCAGTCAAATCTTTAGCATCGTGGGCATTGCAAAATATCGCTGATCTTAGTTGGAGATATGGATCATTTGATGAAATTATTATAGAGAGTGCTAGAGATGTTTTGCCACAGGTCATCAAAGATGCTATTGAAAAGTCTATGAAAGAAAGGGGGAAAGAAATAGACAAGATTATAGAGAGCTATAAAAAAGAGTTTCCGTCTATGGATCGTAAGATGGCAAGAAAGATTAAGCTGCTTGAATCTCAAAAATTCATTGATATTTATAGTGGTGAAGTGATCAATATAAGTGATCTTTTTAATGGCAGAGCAGATATAGAGCATGTCGTTCCACGCTCATTAGGTGGACTCAGTACCGATTACAACCTGATTATTGCCAATAGTGATACCAATATGCAAAAATCCAATCGCTTGCCTATGGATTGGCTGAGTGGGGATATTGAATATGTCAAGAGGGTCGAAATGCTGTTTAATGGACATAAAATAAATTGGAAGAAACGCAAGAACCTATTGGCAACTTCACTGGATGAGATATATGTGGAGGTACAGGATACCAAAGCACTCAGGGCAACAAGCTACCTTGAATCATTAGTAAGTGAAGTGCTGAAAATGTATTATCCATTTCCAAATAAAGAACACAGAAAAAATGGTGTAGCTGTACGAAATGTACCGGGTAAGACAACTTCTAAAACACGTTCCTGGCTCGGTATCAAATCCAAAAGTCGTGATACCAACTTCCATCATGCCGAAGACGCACTTATCTTGGCAACACTGAATAGAGGCTGGCAAAATAGACTGCACCGTATGCTCAAAGAGAATTACGGAAAAAGTGAAGAGGAACTTCAATTACTTTGGCAAAAATATACACCGCATATAGAAGGGGTGGCAATAGCCGGCTACATAAAAGAAGCCTATGAGCGTTTTATGTCAAAAGGGGAAGAGAGCTTATGGTATCGTGATATGTTTGGTAGTATCCGAAGTGTATCATACTGGGTCAGCAAAAAGCCACTTAGTGCTTCTTCACATAAAGATACTGTTTACTCCTCCAGGCATCGTAATCCAAATAATCCTGATAAGGTGGTGCCGACAGTTCGAAAATCAATTTTAGGTGCGTTTAATGGACTTGATATACTTAAAAACAGACATAAGTGGAATAAAGAAGAGTTTTTAAAAGTTTATGACAAAGAGATACGCCAAAAGCTTTGGCTCTATCGTTTAGATAACACCAACGATCCTGTTTATCGTGCCATAGAAGAAAGAGCTAATACCATAGGGAATCTCATAGAAATTTATATTTATAAAGATCCTCAGCATGATAAAGCGGTGGATGAGGTGTATCAGGAAGTAATTCGCTCATTACTTCAAAAGCCGATTACGGCAGCAGGTAAACCTGTGTATAAAACTGTATTTGTGGATGATACTTTCCTTCCGATAGAAATAGAGAGAGGTGAGAGTAATAAGGTTTTGGTGAGAACTGATGATAACTTTTTGGCTGTAATGTTTGAAAAAGGAGAAAAAGAGAAACTCAATATCAGTAAAGTTGATGTCAATTCATTGCATCGGTTAAAAAAGGAAAATGCAATGATCGTTTATCTGAACGAAGTGATCTATCTATTTAACAAAAAGAAGATCATTCATTATGGAGCATTGAGAAGCTTTAAGATTTTAAGTAGCGGAGCTAGGTATATTTCATTATTTAATCCTCGTTTTCCTGCAAATCCTTCATCACAGCCAAAAAAATTTACAGATGGAAAAAGTATTAAAAGTATAAGTATTGGAAGTACAACGGGGGTAATAAAAGTTCATTTGGATTTAAACGGAAAAATGAAAAGTTATCAAAAGTTTGGTTTCATTCCTAAGGAACTTGAAGCGCAATTTCTCAAAGAGTCTGGTTATGGCATCGTGGAAGACGATACGAATCACTAA
- the cas1 gene encoding type II CRISPR-associated endonuclease Cas1 produces MASWKTIRITKPCRLRIDNGNLLVEDDELRFKLSLEDTDSIVFEGDRFMISAKVLSALSHYKIATLFCDEYYLPSAILHPYHQSSLATKTLKAQLAVTPSYADKLWQRIIIAKIGQQREVLEILGKEAEKLKLYITQVREADKYGAEAKSAKYYWNRLFDQLVREPDSFDIRNQALNYAYALVRSLLTRDLSAAGFLPALGIWHDNKYNAFNLSDDLIEPFRPILDIGVYRILEFHPDEEVLTPQMKKELINLLDIVYIEYEKGSSSLRNVSRLYVQFFKRSVEQGDAELLSFPVFDIKKLDECL; encoded by the coding sequence ATGGCATCGTGGAAGACGATACGAATCACTAAGCCGTGCAGGCTTAGAATCGATAACGGGAATCTATTGGTTGAGGATGATGAATTAAGATTTAAACTTTCATTGGAGGATACAGACAGTATTGTTTTTGAGGGAGACAGGTTTATGATCAGTGCCAAAGTACTTTCGGCATTGAGTCACTATAAGATTGCTACACTGTTTTGTGATGAATACTATTTGCCTTCCGCCATTCTGCATCCCTATCACCAAAGCTCTCTTGCTACAAAAACACTTAAAGCACAGCTTGCAGTGACACCATCTTATGCTGACAAATTATGGCAGAGGATCATCATTGCCAAGATAGGACAGCAAAGAGAGGTACTTGAAATCCTCGGAAAAGAGGCCGAAAAACTGAAACTTTACATTACACAGGTACGTGAAGCAGACAAATACGGAGCAGAAGCAAAAAGTGCCAAATACTACTGGAACAGGCTTTTTGATCAGTTGGTAAGAGAGCCTGACTCATTTGATATACGAAATCAGGCACTTAACTATGCTTATGCACTGGTACGCAGCCTGCTTACACGTGATCTGAGTGCAGCAGGGTTTTTACCTGCACTTGGTATCTGGCATGACAACAAATACAACGCTTTTAATCTCAGCGATGATTTGATAGAGCCATTCCGTCCAATACTTGATATCGGTGTTTACCGTATACTTGAATTTCATCCTGATGAAGAGGTGCTTACTCCACAAATGAAAAAAGAACTTATCAATCTACTTGATATTGTATATATAGAATATGAAAAAGGTAGTTCGAGTCTGCGAAATGTCTCCAGGCTTTATGTACAGTTTTTCAAACGATCTGTAGAGCAGGGTGATGCTGAGTTGTTGAGTTTCCCGGTTTTTGATATAAAGAAATTAGATGAGTGCCTTTAG
- the cas2 gene encoding CRISPR-associated endonuclease Cas2, producing MSAFRIMWLIVMFDLPTQTKKDRKRYRWFSKHLDTESYIRLQYSIYAKVFNSIESANYGKKRLRNFLNTNVKKGNVRILMFTDAQFGKMEIIIGEQSSQEEIVQPTLFDF from the coding sequence ATGAGTGCCTTTAGGATCATGTGGCTTATAGTAATGTTTGATCTGCCAACACAGACCAAAAAAGATCGTAAGCGTTATCGATGGTTCTCCAAGCATCTTGATACAGAGAGTTATATACGTTTACAGTATTCCATTTATGCCAAAGTATTCAACAGTATAGAGTCTGCCAATTATGGAAAAAAACGATTACGTAATTTTCTTAATACCAATGTCAAAAAAGGTAATGTCAGGATATTGATGTTTACCGATGCACAGTTTGGGAAAATGGAGATAATTATAGGAGAACAGTCATCTCAAGAAGAGATAGTACAGCCAACACTTTTTGATTTTTGA
- a CDS encoding sensor domain-containing protein, translating into MKELEEKYYHGCSHTPILFEKSNNQYYFFELNNFGYLILTKSANPLDELIVKSLEKINLKLLHAIQACIDHAEQKHLEQEIQKESALLKTVIDTVPIRIFWKDLESRYLGANKLFAEDANLQDVDQLIGKNDYDMPWKNEADLYRKMDKDIIDTGIAELNIEEPLTDKEGKHKWVSKFKVPLIDKNGKTFGILGAYMDITHKKENEKNLKLQRDALEHQAYHDTLTGLPNRLLFLDRLNQYIHKAHRNKQKVAVLFIDMDRFKEINDSLGHVFGDEAIKEVAQRIEGQIRETDTIGRFGGDEFIMIFNDISDPIVVVNIVQKIMQSMHDPIMIGGHSIYVTLSIGISIYPEDAETADDLLKNADAAMYRAKEDGRNTYKFYTEDMTQKVFERIALESKLRQSIKDENFMLYFQPQINGKDNRIMGIETLIRWEDGHKNFISPATFIPVAEETGLIIPLGQWILRSGMQQIVKWHADGLYPGRLAINISMLQLQKHDFISILEMLLEETGCQPQWLEIEVTESQIMKNPEQMILILQKINKLGISLSIDDFGTGYSSLSYLKRFPIDTLKIDQSFVKDLSDNEEDKAITKAVIALAESLNLRVIAEGVETEEQKSFLVSNGCINIQGYLYAKPMPADEMEKMLRGSL; encoded by the coding sequence GTGAAAGAACTTGAAGAAAAATATTATCATGGCTGTAGTCATACTCCTATTCTGTTTGAGAAGTCTAATAATCAATATTATTTTTTCGAACTGAATAATTTCGGTTATCTCATCTTGACAAAATCAGCTAATCCGCTTGATGAGCTGATAGTCAAGTCTCTGGAAAAAATAAATCTAAAACTTCTCCATGCTATTCAAGCCTGTATAGATCATGCGGAGCAGAAGCATCTTGAGCAGGAAATCCAAAAAGAGAGTGCTTTACTGAAAACTGTTATTGACACTGTACCCATTAGGATATTTTGGAAAGATCTTGAATCACGATACCTGGGTGCTAACAAGCTTTTTGCCGAGGATGCAAATCTGCAGGATGTAGATCAGCTTATTGGAAAGAATGATTATGACATGCCGTGGAAAAATGAGGCTGACCTGTATCGTAAAATGGATAAAGATATCATAGATACAGGTATTGCGGAATTAAATATTGAAGAACCTCTTACCGATAAAGAGGGAAAACATAAATGGGTTTCCAAATTCAAAGTACCCTTGATCGATAAAAACGGAAAAACCTTTGGTATTTTAGGTGCTTATATGGATATAACACATAAAAAAGAGAATGAAAAGAATCTGAAACTGCAGCGTGATGCCTTGGAACATCAAGCTTATCATGATACTTTGACCGGACTTCCCAACCGTTTACTCTTTTTGGACAGACTGAATCAATATATCCACAAAGCCCATCGTAATAAACAGAAAGTTGCTGTCCTGTTCATCGATATGGACAGATTTAAAGAGATCAATGATTCACTTGGACATGTATTTGGAGATGAAGCCATCAAAGAAGTTGCACAGAGGATAGAGGGTCAGATACGTGAAACAGATACCATAGGCCGTTTTGGCGGTGACGAGTTCATCATGATCTTTAATGATATAAGCGATCCAATTGTTGTTGTGAATATCGTACAAAAAATAATGCAGAGTATGCATGATCCCATTATGATTGGTGGACATAGTATCTACGTGACATTAAGTATCGGTATCAGCATCTATCCTGAGGATGCCGAGACGGCTGATGATCTTTTGAAAAATGCTGATGCAGCAATGTATAGAGCGAAAGAGGATGGACGTAATACCTATAAATTCTATACGGAAGATATGACACAAAAAGTGTTTGAACGTATAGCATTGGAATCAAAGTTACGCCAATCCATAAAAGATGAAAACTTCATGCTTTATTTTCAGCCGCAAATTAATGGGAAAGATAACAGGATCATGGGGATAGAAACTTTGATACGCTGGGAAGATGGACATAAAAACTTTATTTCTCCTGCAACATTCATTCCTGTTGCAGAAGAAACGGGACTGATCATTCCTTTGGGTCAATGGATATTGAGAAGTGGTATGCAACAGATAGTAAAATGGCACGCTGATGGATTATACCCGGGAAGATTGGCGATTAACATTTCCATGCTGCAACTTCAAAAACATGATTTTATTTCAATATTGGAGATGCTGCTGGAAGAGACGGGATGTCAGCCACAATGGCTTGAAATAGAAGTGACGGAAAGTCAAATAATGAAAAATCCTGAACAAATGATTTTGATACTTCAAAAGATAAACAAATTGGGCATCAGTCTATCTATTGATGATTTTGGTACGGGGTACTCCTCCCTGTCTTATCTCAAACGTTTCCCCATCGATACACTTAAAATTGATCAATCTTTTGTAAAAGATCTCTCTGACAATGAGGAAGATAAAGCCATAACCAAAGCAGTAATTGCTCTTGCAGAAAGTTTAAACCTGCGTGTTATTGCCGAAGGGGTTGAGACAGAGGAACAAAAATCATTTTTGGTGAGCAATGGATGTATCAACATTCAGGGATATTTATATGCCAAGCCAATGCCGGCTGATGAGATGGAGAAAATGCTTAGAGGATCTTTATAA
- a CDS encoding FIST signal transduction protein, with translation MADIIFDPTGSIESFTSNMNILSSENESVMILACDANGFKKELVDPILLKHTVSIIGGIFPSVIYNDKKYDKGTIFIGLNDKIQVNVIQGISQKNDDELDADMEKQIGDFDESVKTMFVYIDGLTKHIGKCINVLFDNYGLGINYIGGGSGSLSFEQKPSLFTNHGLIQDALVYAYSKRQSSIGVSHGWKSISGPYQVTKSEATILKELDYKPAFEVYKNIVDQYSSEPINADNFFNVAKSFPCGINTLSDEKIVRDPIILNGTEIICVGNIEEGNYVDILSGDNDSLIKAARHAAYISKENMHFKNDFTLFIDCISRVLFLKEDFCDEIKVVCKNNMPLVGAMTFGEIANDGKNYLEFFNKTSVVGHIGHG, from the coding sequence ATGGCTGATATTATTTTTGATCCGACAGGTTCAATAGAAAGTTTTACCAGCAACATGAATATACTCAGCTCTGAAAATGAGTCTGTTATGATCTTGGCATGTGATGCCAATGGCTTTAAGAAAGAATTGGTCGATCCTATCCTTCTGAAGCATACTGTATCTATCATAGGCGGTATTTTCCCTTCTGTTATTTATAATGATAAAAAGTATGATAAAGGTACGATTTTTATCGGCCTAAATGATAAAATACAAGTCAATGTTATTCAAGGTATCAGTCAAAAAAATGATGATGAGTTGGATGCTGATATGGAAAAACAGATAGGTGATTTCGATGAATCAGTCAAAACCATGTTCGTTTATATAGATGGGTTGACAAAACATATCGGTAAATGTATCAATGTCCTGTTTGACAATTACGGACTGGGTATCAACTATATAGGAGGAGGTAGCGGATCATTAAGTTTTGAACAGAAACCTTCGCTCTTTACCAACCATGGACTCATACAGGATGCCTTGGTCTACGCCTACTCGAAACGCCAAAGTTCCATAGGTGTCAGTCATGGCTGGAAAAGTATCAGCGGACCTTACCAGGTGACCAAGTCGGAAGCTACCATACTTAAAGAACTCGATTACAAACCGGCATTTGAGGTTTATAAAAATATCGTAGACCAATACTCCTCTGAACCTATCAATGCAGATAACTTTTTTAATGTTGCCAAATCATTTCCTTGTGGAATCAACACGCTTTCGGATGAAAAGATAGTACGTGACCCTATCATCTTAAACGGTACGGAAATAATCTGTGTCGGAAATATAGAAGAGGGTAATTATGTCGATATCTTAAGCGGTGACAACGACTCATTGATAAAGGCCGCAAGGCATGCTGCATATATCAGTAAAGAAAATATGCATTTTAAAAATGATTTTACCCTGTTTATAGACTGTATATCACGTGTACTGTTTTTGAAAGAGGATTTTTGTGATGAGATCAAAGTGGTATGCAAGAACAATATGCCTCTTGTTGGAGCAATGACTTTTGGTGAGATCGCCAATGACGGTAAAAATTATCTGGAATTTTTTAATAAAACATCTGTAGTAGGGCATATTGGTCATGGATAA
- the hxlB gene encoding 6-phospho-3-hexuloisomerase, producing MVAKRLIQQLKYGLKNADENNFNEFIEFFLQNKRIFVTGEGRSGLVGKFFAMRLMHLGNDVFVLGEINTPSIQKGDILVCISASGTTSSVVNSATTAKKHGATILAITANPKGLLKNLADFTVMIDTRNKKKRKKQNINDRKPPLGTLFELSSLLYLETLISEIMYICKIDEETMRARHVNI from the coding sequence ATGGTCGCTAAAAGACTTATACAACAACTCAAGTACGGTCTAAAAAATGCTGACGAAAATAATTTCAATGAATTTATAGAATTTTTTCTGCAAAATAAAAGAATTTTCGTTACCGGTGAGGGAAGAAGCGGTCTTGTAGGAAAATTTTTTGCAATGCGTTTGATGCATCTGGGAAACGATGTTTTTGTACTGGGAGAGATCAACACACCTTCCATTCAAAAAGGAGATATCCTTGTATGTATTTCAGCATCAGGAACAACGAGTAGTGTAGTCAATTCTGCAACAACTGCAAAAAAACATGGAGCTACCATCCTTGCCATTACTGCCAATCCAAAAGGTCTTCTTAAAAATCTAGCCGATTTCACGGTTATGATCGATACCAGAAACAAGAAAAAACGAAAGAAACAGAACATTAATGACAGAAAACCCCCACTTGGGACACTTTTTGAACTTAGCAGTTTATTATATCTGGAGACACTTATCTCAGAAATCATGTATATCTGTAAGATAGATGAAGAGACAATGAGGGCCCGTCACGTAAATATCTAA
- the hxlA gene encoding 3-hexulose-6-phosphate synthase, with amino-acid sequence MKLQLAIDVLTTDEAFALVQETRKYIDIIEIGTPLIKHEGIKLVKSMRTLFPEKTLLVDLKTMDVGEYEANYCFEAGADIVTVLGVADINTIKGTIKSAKKHGKKALVDMINVPNKTALAKKVNKLGADFVGIHSGIDQQNAGQSPLSDLKEVSKNVKIPLAVAGGINLDTIDDIVKLKPEIIVVGGAITGTKDPKKAAKAIAKRIKGK; translated from the coding sequence ATGAAACTACAATTGGCAATCGATGTACTTACTACGGACGAAGCTTTTGCTTTAGTACAGGAAACAAGAAAATATATAGATATTATAGAAATTGGAACTCCTTTGATCAAACATGAGGGCATTAAATTAGTCAAATCCATGAGAACTCTTTTCCCGGAAAAAACCTTGTTAGTAGATCTCAAAACCATGGATGTGGGGGAGTATGAGGCAAATTACTGTTTTGAAGCGGGTGCTGATATTGTTACTGTTTTGGGTGTTGCTGATATCAATACGATCAAAGGCACGATAAAAAGTGCCAAAAAACATGGCAAGAAAGCTTTAGTTGATATGATCAATGTTCCGAATAAAACTGCTTTAGCCAAAAAGGTAAACAAACTGGGAGCAGATTTTGTAGGTATTCATTCCGGTATCGATCAGCAAAATGCCGGTCAAAGTCCATTGTCTGACCTTAAAGAGGTTTCCAAAAATGTAAAAATCCCTTTGGCTGTCGCAGGGGGGATCAACCTTGATACCATTGATGATATCGTAAAACTCAAACCTGAGATTATTGTTGTCGGGGGTGCAATCACAGGGACTAAAGATCCTAAAAAAGCAGCGAAGGCTATTGCCAAAAGAATCAAAGGCAAATAG
- the arfB gene encoding alternative ribosome rescue aminoacyl-tRNA hydrolase ArfB yields MANLKISNTATLDENEIEITAIRAQGSGGQKVNKVSAAIHLRFDISASSLPEFYKEKLLSLKDKRISKDGIVVIKSQQHRSQEQNREEALERLVELIKSVAVTQKKRVPTKPTKGSVNRRLNSKKKHAGKKRLRGKVERE; encoded by the coding sequence ATGGCAAACTTAAAGATATCAAATACCGCTACGCTGGATGAAAATGAGATAGAGATCACTGCCATTAGGGCACAAGGCTCCGGTGGGCAGAAAGTCAACAAGGTTTCTGCGGCGATTCATCTTCGTTTTGACATTTCTGCCTCTTCACTTCCCGAGTTTTACAAAGAGAAGCTACTCTCACTGAAAGATAAACGCATTAGCAAAGACGGTATCGTTGTGATAAAGTCCCAACAGCACCGAAGCCAGGAACAGAACAGAGAAGAGGCACTTGAACGTCTGGTAGAACTCATAAAAAGTGTGGCTGTCACTCAAAAAAAGCGAGTGCCGACCAAGCCGACAAAAGGCTCTGTCAATAGAAGATTGAACTCAAAAAAGAAACATGCCGGCAAGAAACGACTGCGGGGGAAAGTGGAGAGGGAATGA
- a CDS encoding YkvA family protein: MKNQSDHNSKITIIIRFWNDIRALAGLIRAYWKNEYRDISWMTIVIISVTFSYMLFSPIGFIPVLGQIDDIIVLAICLKLIYADLEKYKHFKEEQKSQNNNTGN, translated from the coding sequence ATGAAAAACCAATCGGACCACAACTCAAAAATAACGATAATTATCAGATTCTGGAATGATATTCGTGCACTGGCCGGTTTAATCAGAGCTTACTGGAAGAATGAGTATAGAGATATTTCATGGATGACTATTGTGATCATCAGCGTCACATTCTCTTACATGTTGTTTTCACCGATAGGATTTATACCGGTGTTGGGACAGATAGATGATATCATTGTCCTTGCCATTTGTCTGAAATTGATATATGCCGATCTGGAAAAGTACAAACATTTCAAAGAGGAACAGAAAAGTCAGAATAACAATACTGGAAACTAA
- a CDS encoding pseudouridine synthase, whose translation MHSTMSDSKKLLVLNKPKGYVVTRSDELGRKKVYDLLPDWTFNDGWMPIGRLDLESKGLLLFTTDGKISDALTRPGNCIKVYEIWVRGHVTDEHIAEAKRGVESKHGLLKALVVEKIGTGGAKTKLKIVIDEGKNRHIRRLFGALKDPKFGTPLKVLELKRISIGSFEPDIESGKWRYLTVEEESMLLDAFS comes from the coding sequence ATGCATAGCACAATGAGCGATTCGAAAAAACTGTTAGTACTCAACAAGCCCAAGGGCTATGTGGTCACGCGTTCTGATGAACTTGGGCGCAAAAAGGTATATGATCTTTTACCTGATTGGACTTTTAATGACGGGTGGATGCCCATCGGACGCCTTGATCTGGAATCAAAGGGGCTTCTACTGTTCACCACCGACGGCAAGATCAGCGATGCCTTGACCAGGCCCGGAAACTGTATAAAGGTATACGAGATCTGGGTCAGAGGTCATGTGACAGATGAACATATAGCAGAAGCCAAGAGAGGTGTAGAAAGTAAACACGGCTTACTCAAAGCGCTTGTCGTAGAGAAAATAGGAACAGGTGGCGCAAAAACCAAACTCAAGATAGTCATCGATGAGGGAAAGAACCGCCATATCCGTCGACTCTTCGGAGCACTGAAAGACCCGAAGTTTGGAACTCCGTTAAAGGTGTTAGAACTGAAACGTATCAGTATCGGCAGCTTTGAACCTGACATAGAAAGTGGTAAGTGGCGTTACCTTACAGTGGAAGAAGAGAGCATGCTGCTTGATGCTTTTAGTTAG